CAAGAGTGACCAGAACGTGCGCGGCACGGTCGCCCTGCCCCACGGCACGGGCCGCAGCGTGCGCGTGGCCGTGATCACCAAGGGTGACAACGTGGCCGCCGCCGAGGGAGCCGGGGCCGATGTGGTCGGCGGCGAGGATCTGATCGAACGCATCGCGGGCGGCTTCATGGACTTCGACGCCGTGGTCGCCACCCCCGACATGATGGCCCAGGTCGGTCAGAAGCTGGCGCGTCTGCTGGGGCCGCGTGGCCTGCTGCCCAACCCCAAGAGCGGCACCGTCGGTCCCGACGTGGCGGGCATGGTGCGCGGCCTCAAGGCGGGCCGCATCGAGTTCCGCAACGACAAGACCGGCGTGGTTCACGCCCCCATCGGCAAGGCCAGCTTCGACGCGGGCAACCTCAGCGCCAACTATCAGGCGCTCCTGAGTGCCCTGGAAGCGGCCAAGCCCGGCAGCGCCAAGGGCGTGTACCTCCGCAGCGCCTACCTCACCAGCACGATGGGGCCGAGCATTCCCCTCACGCTGAGCAGCCAGGCCCAGGCCTGAACCCCGCGGGAGGGGCCTTCCCCGGCCTCTCCCCTCCTGACTTCAGCACCCCGGTGCGCTCCTTGCACCTTTTCCAATTTCGGCATCGTAGACAGCGGGGACCCTTGCCAGGTTTAAACATCCCGCCGAGTTGTCAGGGCGCGAGCGTGCGTACCTGGACTTGTTCACCACCAGAGGAGGTCCCTAACGTGGCGAACGAACGGAATCAGCAGAACCTGAGCAGCCTCCGGGGCAGCCTGACGGGCGTCGAGACGTTCTACGTCGTCGACTACCAGGGCCTGACCGCCGGGCAGCTCAGCAAGCTGCGCAAAGACATCCGCGAGAAGGGTGGCCAGCTCATCGTGGCCAAGAACACCCTGATCAACCTCGCCCTTCAGGAAGCGGGCCGTGACTTCACGGACACCCTGAAAGGCCCCAGCGCCCTGGTGCTGGCCCACGAAGACCCGGCTGGCGTTGCCAAGGCGCTCAGCGACGCGGCCAAGGGCAACGACCGCGGCATCCCCGCCATGAAGGGCGGCTTTGTCGAGGGCAACCGCGTGGACGTGCGGGTCATCGAGCGTCTGGCGAGCCTCGGCAGCAAGCAGAGCCTGCAAGGCGAGCTGGTGGGCGTCATGAGCGCGCACCTCAGCAACTTCGTCGGGATTCTCGAAGCGTACCAGGCCAAGCTCGGCGGCGGCGACGCCGCGGCCGAAGCCCAGGGCTAAACTCTTCCCTTCACTCTCTCTCAACACCAAAATTCAGGACCGGAGGACACCACCATGGCTTACGACAAGCAGGCTCTGATCGACCAGCTCAGCACCCTCACCATCATGGAACTCGCCGACCTCATCGACGGCCTCAAGGAACAGTGGGGCGTGACCGCCGCTGTGGCGATGGGTGGTGGCGCCGCCGCCGCCGCCGCTCCCGCCGCCGAGGAGAAGACCGAGTTCGACGTTGTGCTTGTGGACGCGGGCGCCAGCAAGATCAACGTCATTAAGGAAATCCGCGCCATCACCGGCCTGGGCCTCAAGGAAGCCAAGGACCTGAGCGAGAAGGGCGGCCCCATCAAGGAAGGCGTCAGCAAGGAAGACGCCGACAAGCTCCGCGCGCAGCTTGAAGGCGCCGGCGCCAAGGTCGAAGTCCGCTAACTCCCCTTCCCACCGGGTGTGCAACCCCCTGCCGTCGGCGGGGGGTTTTCACTTTGTAACCTCACTTACCCTTTTTGCCGCCTGGGCCGGGCATAGTGATCGAGTCATTTTCCCAGCAAGTCCCATGAGCGGCGCGCAGGTGAAATACCGCGCGCCCCTTGTTGCTGAGGAAGGGCAAGGAGTTGAAGATGGCTGTAGGTAAAGTGAAGTGGTTCAACGCGGAAAAAGGCTTCGGGTTCATCGAGACGGAAGGCAGCGAGGACGTGTTCGCGCACTTCAGCGCCATCCAGGCCCAGGGCTTCAAGAAGCTCAACGAGGGTGACGAGGTCGAATTCGAGATCGAACCCGGCCAGCGTGGCAAGGGTCCCCAGGCCAAGAACATCGTCGTGACGAAGGCCGCCCCGGCCCCCGCCTACGGCGACCGTCCCCAGCGCCGCAACGACCGCTGGTAAGCGGTCAACATCGCAAGTTCAGGCCCCCAGCCCATGAGGTTGGGGGTTTTTCGGCTCTGTCCCTTCTGTGGGAAGGCGAAAGCGGCGGCGAGGAGAGCGTTCGCCTTCCCCGGTCGCCGCCCCGAGCCGGGTATTGATCCAGCCTCACCGCAGCTCCCGCCGCAGTCCCGCCGCCATCTGGAACCATTCGCGTTCCTGACGGCGGTAGAGGGGCGTGGCCCGCTGCTCGGTCCGGGCGAGCTGATCCAGCAGCCGGGCCGCCTCGTCCCGCCGCCCGTGCTTCAGCAAAAAGGCGGCGTAGCGGGCGCGGGGTTCTTCCGTCGTCGCGGCGGTCATCGCCTCGCGGTAGGTCGCGTCGGCCTCGGCGGTCTTGCCCTGCGTGGCCTGGGCCTGGGCGAGCAGCGTCAGCGTGCGGGTGCGGGTGGCGGCGCTGGTGCGGAGGTCCACCCGGTTGAGGAGGGCTTCGGCGGCAGCGGCGTTCCCCCGCGCGAGTTCCAGTTCGGCGCTGGTGAGGAGCACCACCGGGTCATCGGCGTAGATGCCGCTCAGCAGCGGGGCGAGGATTGCCTGCGCTTCCTCCGGGCGGCCCGCGCGGGCCTGGAGGGCGGCGAGGTCGGCACGGTTGGAGAGGGTATCGCTCTCCAGGAGGCGCGCCTGGGCCTCACGGATACGGGTATCGAGCGGCTTGATCGCCTCCAGACCGGTCTGAAGGGCGGCCCCGGCCCGGCGGCCACCCCCGCGCAGCGTGGGCAGGAACTCCAAAAACAAGTAAGCCAGGACGCCCAGGTACGAGCCGATCAGCAGGATGAAGATCCAGTAGAAGTTGCGCCGCGTCACCACGGCGTGAATCAGGAAGATGATCTGGAGCGCGCCCGAAAGGTACACCAGCCAGGGGTAGTGGTTCAGGAAGCCGAAGAGGGTCACGTCTCCGATGGTACGGGTTGGAACCTGACGGCGGATTTCAAAATGAAGATGAAGGCCGGGAGCGCCGGGAGGTGCTATGCTGCCTTTCAAACCTTCTGCCGCCCCGACGCTTGACAGGCACCCTGTCTATGGCGTACACTCTTCTGTGGCCGACCATGATGGGTTGGACAGGAGAGCTTTGAAGGCAAGCGGACTCCACAATTAACACCTGAATCACGGGACACAGCCGAAAGAAGGCTGTCGTCTCGCCTGCGCCTTTTTCCCCGCCCCGGAAGGCCGCAGCCGCAAAACCCAGGGAGCGCGAGGTGTGAATGAGCCTTACTGGTCACAAGCCCCGCATTGAGCGATTTGGTGAGATCACCGAAGTGATCCCGCTGCCCAATCTGACCGAAGTGCAGGTCAACTCCTTCAAGGCGTTCCTGCAAGCCGACAAGGCGCCCGACGCGCGCGACAATACCGGGTTGCAGAGCGCCTTTGGCGAAGTCTTTCCTATCGATGAAACCGAGAAGGGCCGCTCGACCGGGCTGGTGCTGGACTTTCTGGAGTACCGCCTGGGCGAGCCGCCCTACACCCCGGAAGAGTGCCGCGAAAAGGACCTGACCTACCAGGCGCCGCTGTACGCCAAGCTCCAGCTGATCCACAAGGACAGCGGGCTGATCAAGGAAGACCAGGTGTTCCTGGGCGACCTGCCGCTGATGACCGAGGACGGCTCCTTCGTGATCAACGGCGCCGACCGCGTGGTGATCTCACAGATTCACCGCTCGCCCGGCGTGTACTTCACCTCCTCCTACAAGGGCATCAAGAAGCTGTACACGGCGGCCATCATCCCGATGCCCAAGCGCGGCCCCTGGATCGAGCTGGAGTTCAACGGCGGCGTGCTGGAGATGAAGGTCAACAAGCGCAAGTTCCCGGTGAGCTTGCTGCTGCGCGTGCTGGGGTACGACGACGCCCAGCTCCGCGCGCTCTTCACCGAGTTCGACGCCGAAGCCGAACTGCCCGAGGACAAGAGCGCGGGCATGAGCGCCGACGAGGCCCTGCTGCGCCTCTTCACGGTGCTGCGCCCCGGTGACCCGCCCAAGCGCGACAAGGCGATCCAGTACCTCTACGGCCTGCTGGCCGACCCCAAGCGGTACGACCTGGGCGAGCCGGGCCGCTTCAAGATGAACACCAAGCTGGGCACCCACCGCCAGGAGCGCACCCTGCTGACCTTCCAGGACGGCCGCTTCAGTGACGCGGGCCTGGTGGACACCATCCGTTACCTGATGGCCCTCCAGCGCGGCCTGGAAACGGTCGGCATCGGCGCAGACGAGGACGGCGTGGTGAACGAGGTGCCGGTCACGGAAGACGACATCGACCACCTCGGCAACCGCCGCGTCCGCACCGTGGGCGAGCTGCTGGCCGACCAGCTCCGCGTGGGCATGGGCCGCATGGCGCGTGGCGTGCGCGAGCGGATGCTGCTGGGCAACCCCGATGCCGCGACCCCGACCAAGCTGGTCAACAACCGCCCCATCGTGGCGGCGATGCGCGAGTTCTTCGGTCGCTCCCAGCTCTCGCAGTTCAAGGACCAGACCAACCCCCTGTCCGACCTGCGCCACAAGCGCCGTATCTCCGCGCTGGGGCC
The window above is part of the Deinococcus metallilatus genome. Proteins encoded here:
- the rplA gene encoding 50S ribosomal protein L1, producing the protein MPKHGKRYRALVDKVDRNKQYTIDEAASLVKDLATAKFDETVEVHFRLGIDPRKSDQNVRGTVALPHGTGRSVRVAVITKGDNVAAAEGAGADVVGGEDLIERIAGGFMDFDAVVATPDMMAQVGQKLARLLGPRGLLPNPKSGTVGPDVAGMVRGLKAGRIEFRNDKTGVVHAPIGKASFDAGNLSANYQALLSALEAAKPGSAKGVYLRSAYLTSTMGPSIPLTLSSQAQA
- the rplJ gene encoding 50S ribosomal protein L10, which produces MANERNQQNLSSLRGSLTGVETFYVVDYQGLTAGQLSKLRKDIREKGGQLIVAKNTLINLALQEAGRDFTDTLKGPSALVLAHEDPAGVAKALSDAAKGNDRGIPAMKGGFVEGNRVDVRVIERLASLGSKQSLQGELVGVMSAHLSNFVGILEAYQAKLGGGDAAAEAQG
- the rplL gene encoding 50S ribosomal protein L7/L12 — protein: MAYDKQALIDQLSTLTIMELADLIDGLKEQWGVTAAVAMGGGAAAAAAPAAEEKTEFDVVLVDAGASKINVIKEIRAITGLGLKEAKDLSEKGGPIKEGVSKEDADKLRAQLEGAGAKVEVR
- a CDS encoding cold-shock protein translates to MAVGKVKWFNAEKGFGFIETEGSEDVFAHFSAIQAQGFKKLNEGDEVEFEIEPGQRGKGPQAKNIVVTKAAPAPAYGDRPQRRNDRW